DNA sequence from the Labrus bergylta chromosome 13, fLabBer1.1, whole genome shotgun sequence genome:
TTTTAGTTTATAATTAAaattttttatttcctcctcttatttttatttctatttgagATGTTGTCCGtacaaaaacagtaaaaatcCTCTAATTTAcataacacattttttgaagTAATGTTTTTCTGATGAGGTCTTCATCGTGCTGTAGTTTATAGTTTGCGCTGAACTTTAGTTTACCATCTACAACTATCTCCCATAAGACAAGCTTCAATTGGAGAGTTTCATACTCAGCTGTGAGGGTTGTCTTCTTGCCGTCTTTTGTAACACGGATTATTCTGACCATCAGGTGGGACTTCAGAGCTTCAGAAGCTGACATGATGCGGGTTGTGGAGGACTTCAGCGGTGACCTCGCCATTCCAGACAACTTCAGCCGGACTGTGCCCGCCTATGACCCTAACAAACCCCAACCCCACGCCGCGCCCAGCTGCAGCACCAACCCACAGACCACCGAGCTCTGCGCCACATTAGGACTCACAGATCTCTACGCCCTGGTCACACAGGGAGGGGACGTTCAGGGCAGCACTGCAAGAGACGAGGACGACGATGAAGACAGACGCAGTGTAGGGAGCGCAGACGAGCCCAGCGAGTACCCGACTGACACTTCAGGATTGTCAAATTCGTTTAACCCTGATGAGATCACGATAGAGGACGAgtgggaggaagagggggaggaggaggaaggggagggtaactcaaaagcagaaataaaggGAGATAAGCTCCCTGACGTAGCTGCAGGTGACACCTGCACGCCGAGTCGTTTGGTTCTACCTAAACCCAAATCGGCTTTCTCCCCAAAATCTCTGCCCGACCTCATgaacctcccccctccctcccactccACCCCTGCACTCTCCCACGCTCAccctgcagcagagagggagggatgctGCGAGGGCGAGGAAGAGGATGCTGTTTCCGTACGTATCCTGAAACGTAACAGCGATGAGAGTGGAGAGCCGGGCAGCAGAGGGACGACTCCCCGAATCAAACGCAGGAACCAGGTCATCTATACGGCggtggaggatgaggagggggaggattAGAGGGCCGGGTGAGACGAGGAGGTAAAGACTCAGAGGGTAGATTCTACTTAATTTGATAAAAGCGATCAACTAGTTTATCCTTTACGTTTCAGCctttataaagaaaaacacagagaggtgtGGCATTGTTAGACTGgacatgaaaatgtaattctggATAAATTTTCTAAAGAAAGGCAGTTTAAatgttgtctctttgtttcatatgattttaaatcaaacaaaggAGATGTTAGGGATCAGATGttctgagtttctttttttatttttgtacctCTAACTTCAAGACATATGCGTTGGTAAATCTGCtgtaaatacttaaaaaaaaaaaaatatgaatgagtCCAAACATCGCTGTACAGCCGTTTGCAAACCCCCCACCACCTCCAGGATTCAATAAAACATGGCTGCTTATTTacctctttgtttgtcttaTCCAGTGCACAAGTCAGAAGAGAAGCGATCAACTGTCATCCTGCACTCGAAGCATCATTCACAGCTATAGAGCTCAACAAATTTCCTCGCTAAAGtcctccattgacatttcataaaataaccatgacaaccagctacctGTATACTCGTGACTATAGTACTTTTAATTTGGTACCAAAAGCGGCATCGAAAAACGATTGAAGGTACAAGACTACAGAATTTTCGTCCGGAGTGAAGGAACTACACATCCTACAATCCATTGCAAATAATAcctcttctttttaaatgtaactttagtCGTTGttacagagtttatactgttaatgcaCATGCAGCATAGCAAGGTTATTAGCACATTTgctgttagctaactaactagctagcgAAACTATCCATTAGCCTTTAGCGCTGAGGGGTGGGAAACATCTCCATGGTGACAGCAAGCTCCTGCAATCAGAGATGTGCATGTGACACTATGATCGTGGGTAATGTAGTTCTTTTCCCAGTGAGGTTTATATCAGACGATCTTGTGTCTCCTTCAGGAGCATAAACCATCATTACACgctcaggtagctcgtggtcagtctacctgtgatggtGATGACATCACGGCTAACAATCAAATCTGCTGTGGAGAAAATGAACAAGATTTTTCACTTCTGGGACCATGCTTGATCTCTATTCAACGTTTCACATACAAAATGTGCggatggaagaagaaaaaaaaaacctccagtCTTGTTTTAATCacctttttgtctctttaattGCACAGAACAGTGAACCTACTTGTGAGCCCTGAAGGATGAAAAACGGTTTCACGTCGCTAATGAGCTGTTAGTGTTGAGTACAGATTCAAAAAGCCAATTTGTACGCCCTTAATTAGATCgccatcttttttatttttattttttaaacgtgTCGATCTGAGAATCAAACCAACCGAGAAACAGATTCTCACAAGACGTCCATGTTGTTTCAATGATCGGATCCATTTTCAAGTTCACAAGTGTGCTCGGcctaaaatcaacaaaacaccTTCATTAAAAGTAAGACAATAATATTTAACATACAGTGTATTCAACGAGATCTCTTTACATCCATACAAACAGCCAAGACACTTCACGACAGCCTAGAGACGACGGGGTGCGGGGTTATTGGATGAGATTTCAGCTGTTTGCCTACGAAGCACACACTCAAAGAAAAGCCCAGAACGCgattcacagaagaagaaaataaagaaaacggGGAATAGgcacttctgtttttttgtgttttcatcaaatCTGAACTCCTCTTCTGCCAAGTTCACTAATTGcaaccaaacacacaactcTATATGTTTTTAGAGCTTTAAATTAAGTGAAAGGAATCACTTTCACGTTTCTCAAACAACTCGGCTGAAGGACCAAAGAGGGACACGTTAAACATGACACGGGAGGATAATCATCCCACATTTCATGGTACAGGTTCTTATCTTCCTgcttttcattctctctctacACATTTGTTACCAAGGATGTCAGCCACCAAAATATATTCAATCCACTGCCAAATTACATCATCTGTaatcttttaaaaatcaaaataaacctcGACCTTAGTTTGACCTGTTTCAGGTCTAAAAAGGTGCAAAAAGTTTGAgaacagctgcagcagattgCCTCGACAGGCAGCCCTGAAACAGGCTGTGATGAATGCAGAGTGAAACGGCACTCGCTCAATCAAAGTGCGTCATCctaaagttcttgtttttgccaTCAACAGACATTACAGAAAAGATCCCTACAGAggtggacttttttttttgtggaagaggaagatgattcATAAAACCAGAAACGGTAGTTAAATGGTTCTGTGTAAATCCATCAgcctccattgacaaaaacagagatttaACCTCAAAGAACAAAGCAACTAGTTTCCCACCGCTGCCTTGAACGTGGAGCTCTGTGCTATGATGTGTTTACATAATTATCTTGTTTAATCTACGCTGACATTCATgaacaagaagacaaaaaacaaacccagTGAGGCCGCTGTGCAGGCAAGTCAAATGTCTGCTTTTGTCAATGAGGTCTGGTGGAGCGATGGGATGTGTGTACctgggcagcagcagcagctcagcatgtagggacttggtttgggaaGTCCAAATCtaaaattggtctggtagctggagaggttccAGTTCACTTTCTGAACACTGCTGAGATGCTCTTGAGCAAGGCGCAGAACCCCTAACAGCTGGTGCGCTCCTTCATGTTCAGCACCCTAATTCTGACATCTCTCTGTTAGTGTctacaggatgtgtgtgtgtggcatgagtgtaaaagtaatttccccttgtgggattaATCAAAGATTTCTTCTAAAAAGCATTTTCCGTGTATCTTTGTAGGAAGTATTTCAGTTAAGTTTCagaatctaaaaataaatgtgaagaaCCTTTAAGTGGTTAAAACAAGAACTTAAATAGTTCTAAGGAGCGTTTCCCCTCGAGGATTACTGTGCAGACGTTAAAGCGGCCGCTGAATGACGCAATCTGCTGGAGGAACACCAAAACCTTCTGAACCAATTCCTCATTCAGACCCGACAAAAAGTGAAAAGCAGGGCTCGGgttgaaaaaaactgaaattccTTTTTGAGCTTATTTTAGAGGGCAGGTACTTAGTCAATCTGGTGTATGACACAAGACGTCTCTCTCTGGGTTTGAGGGGACGTGGACTCTGCTACAGACGTGGACTCAAGTTAGTTTACAGTTACCAAAGCAATACTTAAAGtctcactgaacacacacacccacacccacacacacatacacacactccatATCAAGTCTATGTTGTTGCTCTATACAGAATAGTAAGTGGTGCTTATGAGCATTCAAGCAAGGCAATAAAACCCAAACAATCCTTCATTAAACGAGCAAGTCCGATGGACCAAACGCGTGAGAAACAAAACGTCAAATCATCCAAAACAAATTTCAGATTCCACCAGATGTGTGTTCGCTCCGTCTCCGCTCCTCCACGGCAACCGAATTGATAGTTTTCCACTTTtctcaatgtgtgtgcttccactcgCTGCGCTGCATCTCAGCTCTGGCAGCAGATACGCaaggtttctgtttttttgccaGATGCCGGAGCACGACGCATCGATTTACTACAGAGAAGAtcgagcaggacaggaagtcagacaccggtttattttcagaataaaactctCTGTTTTGACGGTTCAGCATGACGACCTTGTGCGTGTTTGTCGATGTGGTTAAACGGGTTTTAGACCACATGCGTCGTATAATCTGGCGCTGGTTCTGTAATGACCGCAGGAACTCCTCAATCTCGCTGCCCTCTGGGaacgcagcctgtgggtgttgacggatgacGGAGCCGTATACCGGTGCGGAGCtgacacgcatctggtggaagttctgggtgagtttctatctgaacagaaaatgtgtgtgtgcctttaaGAAGACACCGGAGTGTCACTACCAGCAGTCATGAGGGGGTCAAAACAGCGGAGAATAAATACGTACAAATGGACTTGTGATGGGGGAAACCATGAGTGTTACTGAAATGTGAGTCTGGACAGTGacatgggggtggggggggggggggggagatattAATATAAATTATGACTTATTATGGGATCATTCCAGGGGTCAACATGTGGCGGTATTCACAGCAGGTTGTGATtgattgaggaggaggaggaggaggagggcaaaGCAAGCGCACGCAAgctctgaagaagaaacaaaaaagcagGCAAACCCAAACTGTTTCTTCATATccccactgttttttttttcctgctttcttttctcAGCCTCTTCCTAACATGTGCTGcttgttttgtgcatttttcttAACGCTGTCAGTGCTCTGACTGAAACAATGCAAGGCAgaatgaagacaaagaaattACACATTTAGTGCTAAATACTACAACAGGCTCTCTCTTTTCACAGTCTTAAGttccctcctctccatctcGGTGTTCGCTACTCCTCTCATGCCAAACAAAGACTCTCAGTCGGTCAAGAGAGACAGGCGTTAAACTCATCTGcgcctttctcttcttctttcctttgaATTTCTGTCTCTGACTCCGTCTGCTTGGACAGCACGATGAATGGatggtgaggtgaggtgagggtggagggggggggggagtcgaTACCGGATGTCCCAGTATCAGGTCCTGCCTCTGTGAGTCGGTTTGAAGGAGACGGGATGTTTGAAGGGCTGCTGGGTGGTTGTGCAGATGGCGGGATTGTGGTGCGAGTGGTGGAGGTCTAGTTCCCTCCGCAGCAGGCTCGGGTGGAGTGGGCGTCTGGGTCCTGGAGGTTGACTCCCCGATGTCGCGCTGCGTGTGTCGGGTTCTGGGTGTCTGTTTTTGGCATCTTTTTTGCtgcattgagaaaaaaaaaaaagtgtaagaaATTAACTGCAGATCCATCCAGGATCTAAACCGCTTTCTGTTCGGGGTCGCAgtgggctggagctgatcccagctgtcattgggtgagaggcggggttacacgctggactgttcacctgtcaatcacagggctgacatttagaaacagacaagcagtcacactcacattcacacctacggacaatttagagtcaccagttaacctaacgagcatgtctttggactgtgggaggaaataTATCGTACTTCTGATCTATCTCCttagtgtgtgaatgtcagTCATCGTGTGCACTTGGCCGGAACAGAACAGGGGCAGACACCTTTcaactcaggctctcattggctgctaTAGGCTAGGAACAACTAATGGAAGGTCCTAATTGGCAACCTGAGGTGTGCTTCAAAAGGTCACAGTGAGGTCGTCATTAACTGGAAACTCTGTAGTTGTCAGACATACAGTTTGGTGTTTATCATAGCCATCAGTCGCTATCTGCATGTTACCTAATCAATAAGTCTGTGAGGAAGCGTTCGACCTACAAACACCTCAGACCCAAAAGTCATCCCACATCTCCTCGCCTTCTTAAAGAAAGGTTGAGTATTGACTCACCAATGGCCAGGAAGAGCTCGTTGACGTTCATGGCGGTCTTTGCGGACGTCTCCATAAAGAGCAGGCCGGTGTCTTCAGTGTACGTCTGTGCTTCCTGGacgcagaaaaacacaaatataacatgaccggaaaagagagaaaaacaaacatcacaagaaACCTACAGCTGAGAAATGTTCTAATGTTTCTTACTTACAGAAAACAGACCCTTAAATATCTGAGCTCTGAAGTGTTTAGAGTCCAAGCCTGGATACCAAATTGCACAACGAGGACTTAAAAGCCTAATAAGTGTGGAAAGTTTGTTTTCAAATGCCAAGATACGGATatcaaaaaggtttttttttttttttttactataagTGTTCACACGATACCAGAGTTTAAAACTTCAACAcgataaaagtaaaaatctaacGATATCGACATCAAAAATATACGTCCCGGAGAACCAACAtcgggtcatttcttgttttcaattatCAAATATTGCAGACTaactcctgcacagtctaaAGTGTAAAAAGGGGGACAGGAtgactgggcctagtgtgaagCAGTGCGTTACCTCGTACTCTACTAGTCTCCTCTCTGCCAGGTCAGCCTTGTTTCCAGCCAGAGCGATAACAATGTTAGGACTGGCCTGTCGCTGCAGCTCCTTCACCCAGGCCTTGGCTCGCTCGAACGTCTCCTGAAGAAACAAAGCGACAAGGTGAGTCGACCACCAACGCATACTTACATAAAAACCTCCGACACATGACAGAGATGGTGGATGATGAGCATAAATATGACATCTTAAGTTAGCCCTGATCATTATTAGTTTCTGAAATCAGCCCTCTGTGCAGCTTATCAGAAAAATCAGAAAGGTCTTATTCATTTGATCAGCCCCAACATCACAAATGTTCTCTGTAAAATAAGCATCAATCCTTCTTTGACCCCATGTTTATCAGGTTATTAGTAAAGTATTGTCCAGGATGTTTCTAGTCTCATATTGGGATGCAGGCACCGGCCTAAATATCTCTTTTGGTTGAATTGTTGAAGTTTCTTCTgcataaaatgaatgaaataaaccCTGAACGTCTGACAAACAATCTTTACCGGCTTGGTGATGTCAAAGACAACGATGGCAGCCTGAGCACCGCGGTAGTACATGGGGGCCAGGCTGTGGTATCGCTCCTGTCCCGCAGTGTCCCAGATCTCAAACTTCACTGTGGTGTCGTCCAGACACACCGACTGAGCCAGGAAGGCAGCTGGATTTTAAAAGCAGAGAAATCACACGTTAGCTTCTACCTTCTCTGCCTTGTTcccgttcacacacacacacacacacacggtccacatcctcctcctcctcctcctcctcctcctcctcacctccgaTAGTCGTCTCCTGGAACTCGTCAAACTGTCCCTTGACAAACCGCAGCACCAGGCTGGACTTGCCCACAGCCATGTCACCCAGCAGCACCAGCTTGAACTGGCAGATCTTGGTCTGGGGTAGTGTGCCGTTGGAGCGGCCTCCACTCCCTCTGGAGCTCATAGCGGCCCGCTGTAGGAGACGGCAGGGGGGCTGGGCCTCCTCCCGGCAACAGAGCACTGACACTGACTTTCTAACAGGTCGTGGTGTCACGTCGTGCAGGCAGGCGGTGTCTTGACTTCTCTGCACTCCTCGTTTGGTCTGAAGGAAGAAGTGACATGTTGTTTAGGCGCAGGGTCACACCACGCACTAATGCTGTTCTCGCCTTCTCAGGATACAAAGAGCCTCTTCCAATGAGGGCTGCAGGTTTCGTTTCATTTTAAAGCGTTAAGGACGCGCGCGATTATGTTGAGAGATTGTGAGACTTTGAGACTCTTGGATAAATGtttcatagagagagagagcattatCTAAATTGTACAAATCCATTCATTGGCAATGTTTGGATACCAAAACGCTGCCAGAGTATTTGTACAGTTTAGACAGAGTGCAGCAGTTACCCAATACTTTTGCTTATTAACAAGAAATCCCTCAATTTTGTGAGTCTTTTTGTacaaactttattaatccctgaggggaaataaattctggtttacactcacttgagagacatgcttctcacacacacacacatgcaccaacagga
Encoded proteins:
- the rab5b gene encoding ras-related protein Rab-5B; this encodes MSSRGSGGRSNGTLPQTKICQFKLVLLGDMAVGKSSLVLRFVKGQFDEFQETTIGAAFLAQSVCLDDTTVKFEIWDTAGQERYHSLAPMYYRGAQAAIVVFDITKPETFERAKAWVKELQRQASPNIVIALAGNKADLAERRLVEYEEAQTYTEDTGLLFMETSAKTAMNVNELFLAIAKKMPKTDTQNPTHAARHRGVNLQDPDAHSTRACCGGN